The genomic window GGTGCCATCGTCATCGCGGTAATACAGGTGGGCCACAATGCCTGGGTATTGAGGATCGACGTGCGCTAAATGACCTTCGTTGATCTCACAATGATCAATCGAATAGTCCACGTCGTCGGCGTCTAACTCGAACACTTCGCGGCCGTCCGCAACGATCTCTCGAGCCATGTCGATGTCAAAGACGTATTTCTTCTTAAAGCAATGAAAGGCCTCGCCGTGACGATTGCATCGCGAGCAGTCCGCGGGGGAAACGCTGTGCTCGGCTGCTTGGTTCTCCGCTTTGCGACCCATGACTTGGGGTACCCCTTGTTCGAGTGAATGCTGACTTCATGTCTCCAGCGCCGCACCGAATCCATTCACTTTAGCTGAAAACCAAACCGGCCGGACGAGCGAACGCGAAAGCGCTCGCTCGTCCACCGGTACGGAACCATCCGCCAGCCTCCGCTGCGGACCGCTTAGGCAGCGATCGCCGCCATCAACCGGTCGGCATCTAGCAGCCGGCCGATGCAACTACCATTTGCCCCTGTGGCCGCGGCCACCTTTGGAACCGCTCTTGCCCTTGGAGCTACTCTTGCTCTTGGATTTCGACTTGCTCTTGGATTTCGACTTGCTCTTCGATTTCGACTTGCTCTTCGACTTCGACTTCGACTTACTCTTCGATTTCGATTTGCTCTTGGAACTGCTACCGGAGCCCGAGCCGCTGCCCGAACCCGAGCCGCCTTTGCCCCCGGAACCTCCGCCCCCCCCGTAGATCTTGCTCGGTGCAATGCGATCTTCGAGACGTTCTAGTTTGAACTTTTCCATGACGACACTCGCTCTGTAGAGTAGAAAACGAACCGCCAAACGGGTGGTGGTCGTTTGGCCGATTTGAGTTTACCAATCAGGGGGGCGGGGTCAATTAAAAAGGATGCGCAAAATTACGATGTTTTTTGCGGGCCGTTTCGCGGCGTAAACGGACCTGCCCGCGGCCCAGCCCGGTCACCAGACAGCAAATCGATCTTGATCCCGAGTGAATCGATCCGCTACCAGCGTTTTATCACGGAGGATAAACAACCATGCGCATTCGATTCTTACTCGCTTTCCAGCTGCCCATCGTTCTGGCCGCATTGCTAGGCCTGCCTCAGGCCGGTGCCGAAGAAGGATTGGTCGATCCCTACGTCGTGTTTACGGCCCATGAAAAGGTCTACGCGCGGTGTGGCCCGGCGGGCGAGTACTATCGCACCGATCCCCTGCGATTGGGCCAGGAGCTGGACGTTTATCTGGAAACCGACGATGGCTGGTTGGGCATTCGACCGCCGGAGGGAAGTTTTTCCTGGGTGCCGGCCAGCAGTATCGATGCCGACCCCGCGGGACGATCCGGCATTGTCGTCGACCGTCGAGCCGTGGCATGGATTGGAACCCATCTGGGACGAGCCCGAAAGTATCGCTGGCAGGTCCAGCTGGCCGAGGGGGAGCAGGTCACGATCCTTGGACAAACCGAACGCAACTCCGGTGAAGGCCCGGAACTGTGGTACCGCATCGTGCCACCCTCGGGCGAGTTTCGCTGGGTGCATCGCTCGCAGATCGCCGAATCGTCCGAAGAGTTGGTGCAGATGCATCGGCAAATCGACAGCGATCGCAATGCCGAGCGGCGAAGCCGCGATGCCGATCAGCCGCAAAAACTTTCCTCGCGCGAGCTGGAATCCTTTGCCGATGCCCCGCTGGTCGTGGCCGCCGACGCCGAACTGGACGCGGCGGATCAGCCGTATGCCGAGCAAGCCAATGCGGCCCGCAATCCCTTTGAGGACCAACGACGGTCCGATGCGGTCGCCAACCAAACAACCCAGACGCCACGATCATCACCGTCTGCAACAGCTTCCGAAGCGGTTGAGCCGACCGAAGATATGGAAGACCAACCGGTCGGTTCCGGCGTCGCCCGCACGAGTTTTGTCGAGCCGGAGATGTCGGTGGAGTCGAGCGTGCAGTTGCGAGATATCGAATCGGGGCGCAAGGCCGTTCCTCCGGCGCAGGATCTGGCTGCCGACGACAGTAGTTGGGTGACCGGGAACCGCGAGCCCGCCGTCCGCCAGGTTGCCGCCAGCGGGCCTGCCATCCGCAATGCTTCTACCCGCGGGACGCTTCAGGAAACCACTCCACCCGTATTGAAATCCGTTGACCAACTGACGCCTTTGCAACAGCAGCAGCAGGCCCGTCAGCTGTCGCAGCGGGTCGTCAACGCGGACATCGATGAGTTGCAATTGGAACTATCACGGCAGATGGCCGCGGGCGCTTCGGCAGCGATGGTAGAACCGATTCGCCGCCGGGCTCAGATGTGGATCGAGCAATTGAGCGATCCCTTGGATCGTGAACGGGCACGGGTGTTGATCGAACGCGTCGAACAGTATCAGCGGGTATCCCGCCGGCGTGATGGTCAGCCACCGCTGGTTCCTGGCGCCACGTCGCTTCCCACGGTCACTCCCGCTTCCGCCGCCGTGCCAAACGCTCGTCCGTTTGACCGCGAAGGTTATTTGGTGCAGGTCTATTCGGCCCGTCCGGATTCGCCGTCTTTTGCGTTGAACAACGGCGCGGGGCAAACGCTGGCCTATGTCAGCCCGGCACCGGGTGTGAATCTTCGCCAGCACCTCAATGCGAAAGTCGGCTTGCAGGGCGAAATGAGTTATCTGACAGGGTTGGAAACGCCGCACTTTATCGCCAAACGCGTGGTCCGGATCTCACGTTAGCAATTCCACGACCCGTTCGGGCGATCCCGTATCACCGTTGCGCTGGTGGTGCCAGGTGCGGTGTTCGGGGATCAGGTGATGTTGGTTCGGCCACGGTGCAAACACTTGTTCGCCGAACACGGCGCACAGCTTGTCCGAATTCATGGTCACGTTGCCGGCTCGCGGCGGCATCGGTCCGGCTTCGATTCGCGGACAGCCCTTCAACATTTTCGGGTTGTAGCCACCCACGCGATTGATCACCTGCGCGATTTCGTAGAGGCTCATCGCCCGCGGTCCTCCGGCATGGAACAGACCGGCTTCGGAACGCCGCAGCAGGCGGTCGTACAATCGATTCATGCAATCCACATACGTCGGCGTACGGACTTCGTCGAAGTACAGCGTGGCCGGCTTGTTTTTGGCAAAGCGTGATTCGATCCAGTCGATTGCGCCGGCGTGCCCATTGAAACTTGGCCCCATCGGCAGCGAGATCCGCAGGACGCAGGCGGCGGGGCAGATGTCTTGGACTTCCTGTTCGCCAACCACCATCGTTTTGCCGTACACGGTCACCGGGTCCGGCTCGTCGGCTTCGCTGTAGTTGCCCCCGGAGCGACCGGCAAACACCAGGTCGGAGGACAGGTGGATCATCCGAGCGTTATAGCGGGCGGCGTTGCGAGCGACGTTGCGGGTCCCCTGGACATTAATCCGCTCGGCCATCTGCGGATCCAGTTCGCAGGCCTTGAGGTGGCAGGAGCCAGCGAAGCTGAGCACGCTCTGAAAGCGGTGCTCGTCCCACAACGCGTCCATGCCGGCTTCGTCGTCGGTATCGCAGGCCAGAATTCCCGGTCCGGTCAATCGCCAGTTACGGTGCGGCCGGATGGCCAGCACCGAGTCGCCCAGACGTTTGCGGAAATAGGCAAACGCGTTGTAGCCCGGCACCCCCGCCAGTCCCGTGATCAACAGGGGCAATCGCAAATCAGAAGGCTGCCGCATGACCTACGCTTGATCGCTCAACAGCGTCAGGGCGTCATCGACGGCCGCGGCATCGACCTCGCCGTCGGAACTGCCCGTCAAAAGTTCTTCGGCCGTCGTGGGTTGTTCACCGGGAGTGGCAACGTCGGCCATCGCACTGTCGATCGCCTCGGTGCGTTGTTGGGCCAGCAGGGCCAAGTCAGAGCTTTCTTGCTCGTCGGAGTCCGCCGGCGAGTTGATGATCGCTGCTTGGTCGCTGCCGAGCGTTACCGTGGGAACCTGTCCGGATTCCAGCGAAGCGGAAGACTCACCCTGCGCGGTCTCTTCGCCTTGAGCGAAGGCTTCACCCTGAGCGGCGTTACTTGAACCCGAAGAGTCGTCGGCGAAACCAAACACGTCGGCGCCCAGGTTGATGCGAAGCAGTCGTATCCCGTCGCTGACCGCACGGATTTCGACGTCCGTGGAGTCGCCATTGACGGAGGCGGACGCGGTTTGGCGAGTGCCGCTGGAGTCGCTAACTTCGACGGTTACTTGACTGCCGTCTTCGTTCAGCGAGACCGCCGGATCGGACATCTCCGTTTGACCGTTTTCCGCGATCACAAACAAGCTGGAATCTCCCGGAGCAACGGCGGCAAACACGGCCTGTTTGGGGGCCGAGCCGACGAAGTCACGGATCGACATGAACTCGGGTCGCAACGAGCCGACCTGCTGCAGCGTTTGCACCACGTTGCCATCGTTTGCACCCGAGGTAATTTCGATCGACTGAGCTTCTTCACCGCCAATTAAAAACGGCATGGCGGGAATTTCGATGCGGTAGGTACCCGGCGCTTGGTCGGCAAACACGACCTCGTTGGCGGATCCCGAAGCGGACAGTTCCACATCCACCGCTTCGCCATAATCGGTGGTTCCGACCAAACGGGCGCGGAAGGGGATCAGCATGTTGGTCGAGGGCAACTGAACGGTGAAGCTGCGCGGTTGGTAGTCCAGGACGTTGACGGTGATCGTGCCGGTTGCCGTGGCGCCCGAACTGTCGGTCAGCGTGTAGGTAAACGAATCACTGCCGGTGTAGGTGCTCGAGGGCGGGGTGTAAGTAATCGTGTCGCCGACGATGGCGACGGTACCGGCGGAAGCCGTGCTGCCCACCGAAGTAATGGTCAGCCCTTCGCTGTCGCCGTCGACGTTGGTGCCAGCATCGGCGATTTCAAACACGGTTTCCGCCGCATCGCCCTTGATGATATTGGTCGTCACGGCGCCGGCCGGGGGCGGATCGTTAACTCCCGTCACGGTAACCGTAATGGTGCCCGTGGCCGAGGCGCCGCCGGAGTCGGTGATCGTGTAGGTGATCTGTTCAGTGCCAAAGAAGTTCGCCGCCGGAGCATACACGACTTTGGTGCCGTCATCAGACAAGCGGACCGTGCTGCCATTACTGGAATCTCCTACCGCGGTCAGCGAAAAGGCTTCCGACGAGTCGGAGTTGAAATCGTTGACTAACACGTCCAGTTCGGCTTCGGCCGCGTCTTCAACCACGGTATAGGCATCATCGACGGCCGTCGGCGGCGGGTTGGCGGTACCGACGTTAACCGTCACCGTGGCCTGGCTGGTCAGCGCGCCGTCGGAGATCGTGTAGGTGAAAGTGTCGGTGCCGGTAAAGTCTGCCGGGGGCGAATACAGCACGGCGTCGCCGCCGGATTCAATCGTCACCGTGCCCCCGGCCGAGCTCGTGCCGACGGCGGTGACGGTTAAGGTTTCGGATGAATCCGGGAGGATGCTGTCGTTCGCCAACACATCCAATCGGTTATCGGTTGTATCCGCGTCCACTTCGAAAGTGTCGCTGACCGCCGTGGGCGCGTCGTTGACGGCGGTAACATTGACGGTAACAGTGGCTGTCTGTTGGGCGCCGGAGGAATCACGCACGACATAGGTAAATGTTTCAGCGCCGGAAAAATCGGTCGCCGGAGTGTACAGGATTTCCCCGCCACTGATGGTTACCTGGCCACCGGAATCGGGCGTGCCCACGCTGACCAATGACAATGTGGTACCGGATCCGGCAGGGATTTCGTCGTTATCCAGCACATCGAAAGCATTGTTCGTGCTGTCTTCGCTGACGGTGAAACTATCGTTGTTAGCCGTAAACGCGGCTTCGATTTGCAAACTGACGCTGCCGAAGGCCACGTCTTCGACGGGCGTTTTGGCGTCAGCGTCATAAAGCAAGAAATCGGTGCCGTTGGTATCGGCCGGGTCGGCGATGAACGTCGCGTCGCCGGATTGATTGGCTCGCATACGGACCGTGGCGATCAGCGTGATTTCGCCGCCATTGCCGGAAAACGAATCGCTAAACGCACCCAACTCGTCGATCAGGCCCTCGGAGATACTGCCTACGGTGTTGGGAAAATCATCGCCGGCTTGGATCGGATCATCAGCGACAACCGAAACCAAGTCGCTGTCGAAGGTGATGTCGGTGTAGGCGGCGAACACGCCCAGTTGCGAAAACGGCCGCGCGTCGCGTGCGGAAAATGTCAGCAGGAACTCTTCGCCCGAAGAGATACTGGTGATGGCGTTGCCATCCAAGTCGGTCACGCCCAGGATGATTTGACCGACCGCGGCTTCCTGGACGCCGACATCAAACGATTGAGTTCGGCTGTTTCCGGCCAGGTCCGTCATGACGACCGACAGGGTTTGGTCGCCGATCTGACTTTCCACGGGCGTCCATTCGATCAGGCCGCTGTCCGGGTCGATCGTCGCTCCGGCCGGCGGGTTGCTGAGGCTATAGGTCAAGCCGCTGCCTTCTTCGTCGTGAGACAGGTTGGCGGAGAACTTTGTTCCCACGTTGGCATGGGTGCCGACCTGTTCGAGCGACACCGCGGCAGGTTGTACATTGTCGTACACCACCGTGATCGGACTGCTCGACGGACTATTGACGCCATCGGCGCCGCGTTGCCGAGCGACCACGCTGTAGGTACCGCTACCGAGCGCTTCAAAATTGGCGGTCGTGATGGTGACGGTTGATGACGTGGCCGAACCAATTCCCACCACGGTATCGCCGACCAACAATTCCACCGTGGCGCCCGCCGTCACGCCGCTGACGGTAAAGGTCAGCGGGTTCTCGCTGGTAACGTTATCCGTGGAGCTGCTGCCGCTGTCACTCCCGGCCACCAGATCGATGCCCGTCGGTGCCCCGGCGGTGAAGGTGACATTCAAAAACTGGATATCAATGGGCTGCGGTTGGGCTGGCGTCGCGGCGCTGTCGGCCGGCGTGACCGCAACGCCCACGCGGACCGTGCCGCTGTAGCCGGTGGGCGGGGTGACCGTCACCAAGCCGCTGGCCGAGACCGCGACGGTGGAGCCGGACGTGTCGGCCGAGTCGATTTCGGCGATGTATTCAACCGCGTCGCCTTCCAGGTCGGTCGATTCCAACTGGAACTGCGCGGGCGTACCCTGGCTGGATACCACCGGGTCGATGTCATGCAAAAACGGCTGTGCATTGCTGACATCCGGGCCGATCGTCACCGGCACAATCTGACTGTATGTATTCCCATCGGTATCGGTAACCGTGAAGGTGACGTTGGTGGTGCCCGTGCCGTTGCCCGTCGGCCGCAACATCACCACTGAGTTTTCGGTGTCGTCAAACACGGTGACCGATTCGATCACCACGGGAATCACCGGATCCCCGGTTGTGGGATCGTTCACGGCCACGCGGCTGATGCCCTCTCGCACGTCTTCGCCTTCAACCAATTGGCCAAAGATCGAGTGCTGGAAGTCGAGACTCTGCTGGTTGCCTTCGGTAATGAAGAATTGACTGTCGTTGGTATCGTCGGAAGACTTTGCGTAAGACAGCAGACCGGTGTTGGTGTGTTGCAGATCGGCATGGTACTGGTCGTCGAAATTGCCCAGCGATGATCCACCCGTACCGTCTCCATCCGGATCGCCCCCTTGCAGCACAAAGTTGTCAAGGATGCGGTGCAACGTCAGGCCGTCGTAGAAGCCACTGTTGGCCAATTCGATAAATCGGCTGGCCGGGCGATCGGCGCGCTGCTCGAACAACTCGAACACCATGTCGCCGTAACCCTTCATGTCGATTCGCACGCTGCGATTGCCCTCGAGCACGATCGCTTCGAGCAGCGTGGGGTCTTCCACCGTGGCCGTCACGGTCAGAGGTTGCCCATTGGGATCATAGGCGTTGATCGGGACGTGGATCGGAGAACCGATGGCGACCGATTGATTGGGGACGTCGACAAAGCTGGGCGTTTCAGATGTCGGAATGGGGATTCCGGATGCCGCGGAAATCTGCTCCAGCGTCAGCACCTCGGTGAACCGGTTGTCGCCGCCAAAGTCCCAAGTGGGAAGGCTTTCAATTTCGTTGGCAATTCCCACCGCGTTCAAGTTCCGCGAACCGTCGGTGACTTCCACAAAAGGCAGTTCAAACTGACCATCGCCGAACAATTCTTTCTGGTCGGTGCAATGCGGGCACCAGTCGGCACCATAAAACACCGCGCCCTGGTCCTTCAGCAACTTGGCAAAGGCCACCAGATCGGGGGCCTCTTCGCCCTGAGCTTCTTCGCCCTGAGCGGACTCACCCTGAGCTTGGGTGGCGGTTTGCTGAAACAGGGACTGGTCAACCGCATCGCTGCTGTCGCCGGTGGAAAACAGATCCACGTCGCCCGCTAGCATTTGCCGGCCTTCCAGCGTTTCCAGCTGCAGACCACGCCGCGGTTCGGCGGTTTGCCCGCGTCGCAGCCAGCCGGCCAGCAGCCGACGGGCGGCCGATCGCCGCTGGGTGGGGACGTCCAAATCAGGAGATGAAGCTGAGTTGCGAGAATTCCGTGGCATCTGGGTCACGATGAAACCTGAATGGAAAGAACGCGAGGTCAAAAAAACGGGCCCTTGTGGCTACTTTCCACTCGGCCGGTTCGTGGCTGTATATTCAGTCGATTCGTTGCAACCCCTACCGCTTAACATCAGCAGGGCAGCGCGGAGGACTATGACGTAGCGAAAGACGCGAAAATACACGCCCCGCTCCGCAATTGGACGCCAACAGCGAAGGATTAGTTCCCCGCCTCTAAATAGGGGGATTCGCGGGCGAAACGGTCACGCACCTATTGTACGTCGGCCTTTCCAAGCAGGCGAAATTTTTTTTTCCGACGCTGGAGTCCAGGCTTTAGCCGCTTTGCGCGCATCGAAAGGGAGGCCGCCGGGGGCCGCTGGGGACAGTCACCGCGCCGTAGCTACCGTCGCCAGACGGTGGGAGCGCGGCGGCTCCGGGATATGGATTGCAAATTGCAAAATGAACATTGCAAATCGAACAATCGGTGCCACCCACCTATCTCGTCGAATTGCTTGCGTTTGGCAGGTGAACAATCGGTGCCACCCACCTATCTCGTCGAATTGCTTGCGTTTGGCAGAACAATCGGTGCCACCCACCTATCTCGTCGAATTGCTTGCGTTTGGCAGGTGCGTAATAAGATGGTTGCAGCTAATGGAACCCATCGTTGTCCCGGGGGGGGCGCACAACTGGCACCTAAGGCCCAGGACCGCCTACGAGTCCAACAATTTGGCGTCCAATTGCCGCTCGCAATTGCTGACGATCCGCTGCACCATCTGATCGGCTTCGGGGCCGGTCAGCGTAGCGTCGGGCCGCTGCAGGTCGATGCTCAGCAGCACTCGCTTGCGCTGGGCGCCGTCTTTGTCCGGGTTGCGATAGGTTTCTTGATACCGCACATCGGTCAACTCCGTGCCCAAGGCACTGCGGACGACGTTTCGCAGCGCGGACCATTGCACGGATTCTTCCAGCACAAAGTTCAGGTCCCGCGACACGGTTGGGTAGGGGCTGACCGCTTGGAATTGGGGCACCAGGCGGCAGTGAGCCATCAGCACCGGCAGCGACAATTCGGCCATCGTGACGGGGATCGGCAACTTCAGCGATCGCTGCAGCGTTTCGGAAATTTGGCCCACAAAGCCCAGCGTTTCCTCGGCGATTTTCAAGCGAATGGCTTGATCGTCCACCAAGCCGTCAATGGTTTCGGCGGTCACGTCCGGTTGGCTGCCGATTCCCAGCCGTTGCAGCAGCGTTTCCACGACGCCCTTGGTCTGCAGGAAACTGCTTCCGCTGACCCAGGCCAACGTGTATTGCTCGGAAGGGAGATCGCTGGGCGAAGGGCCCGGTTGGTAGGTATGCGCGATTTCGAACAGGTCGGCGTTCACGTTGGCGGCCGCCCAGTTACCGGCGCGGCTGTTCAGCAAGCTGGGGACCAGGCTGCGTCGCAGGCGGCGGGCCCCTTCCAGCATCGGCGTTTCGGTTTGCAGCGCCGCCCGGTCGGTCCAGGGGCTGAGCATTTCGTCCAAGCTTTCGACCACGATGCTGGGCGTCATGGCTTCACTGATACCGGCGGCCGTCAGAATATGGCGAACGCGTTCGGCGGCCGTGTCAAAGGAACGCTTGGCGCTGGGGGCCACAGCGATCGGCGCGTCTTCGGGGATTTGGTCATAGCCGTGAATCCGCGCGACCTCTTCAATCAAGTCCGCCTCTCGGGTCAGATCGTGTCGCCAGGAGGGCGGCGTCCAGAGACTTTGTTGCTGTTCCGACTGCGATTCGCTGCAGCCCAGGCGGGTGAGAATGCGGATCACTTCGTCGCGATCGATGCGGATCCCCAGCACGCGTTCCAGTTGCGACAATCGCAGCGTAACCGGCGCTCGCGGCGCAACTTCGGCAGCGGTATCCACACAGCCTTCGGCCAGCGTTCCGCCGGCGATCTCCAGGATCAATTCGCAGCAGCGACGGCTGGCCCAATCGACGCCCAGCGGATCGACGCGGCGTTCAAAACGGAACGAAGAGGGGCTGTGGAGTTTCAGTTTGCGAGCCGTGCGGCGGACCGACAGCGGCGTAAAGATCGCCGATTCGATCAGCACGTCACGGGTCGAGTCGCCGACTTCGCTGTCTCTTCCGCCCATCACGCCGGCCACTGCCACGGGGCGCGAAGCATCGGCGATCACGCACATCGAGGGATCCAGCGTGTATGTCTTGTGGTCAATCGCTTCGAGCGTTTCGCCCGCGGCGGCTGGACGCACCTGGATCTCGCCGCCACCGTCCAGTTTGGCCAAGTCAAACGCATGCAGCGGCTGGCCGCATTCCATCAACACATAGTTGGTGATGTCGACGACGTTGTTGATCGGTTTGTAATGCTCGAAACTGCCGTCGCGTCGCTTCTTCCAAAACACCGAGCGCAGCGCCTCGACCAGCCAGTCGGGACTGGGACCGATCTGGACGCCACGGATCAGCCGCGCGGTGTACCGCGAGCAGGCCTCGGGGAACGTATTGGTGACCGAAACGGTCTGTTCGACCGCCGTTCCCGAAGCTTGCGGGGATGCCTCGGGGATCGTGAGCGGCAGGTCGTACAGCACGGCTACTTCGCGAGCAACGCCGATGTGCCCCAAGCAGTCGCCGCGATTGCTGGTCACTTCAAGGTCGATGGAAATATCGTCATCGACCGTTTCAGTGCCTTCATGATTCAGCCCCGAGAGGCTCAACCGCAGCGCCAATTCTTCATGCGTCATGTTCAACGGGACATAACGCTGCAACCATTTCCACGAAACAAGCATTGCTTCAATTTACTCTTTAGCTGGACGGGTCTTTGGTTGAACCGGTCTGGGGTTTGGTTTGGACGGGCGAGCAGACTTCCAGCAGCGTGCCGTCGGGATCCCGTAGGTACGCGACCGTTTGCCCCCACGGCTTTTCGCTGGGGTGCACGACGACACTGGCGCCGGCGGCAACGGCCTGGGCGACGGCGGCCGGCACGTCGTCGGTCATCAACGCGATCTCGATCCCCAGCGGCTTGTTGGCCTTGTGATCGACCGGCAGATAGCCACCGGGCAGGTTGCCCTCGGCCAAGCCATGGGCCGCAAAGGCCAGCTTGGTCGTGCCGGTTTCGAGTTCCCCATAGGTTTGTGAGGGGTGCAAAAAACAGGTCTGCAGGCCAAACGCGTTTTGATAAAACTGCAGGCTGCGAGAAACGTCTTGAACGTAGACGATGGTGTACGCGAATCGAATCATCGCTATGCCAAGACTAGAATTGGGACAGGAACCGCATGTCGCCACTGTATAAATCGCGAATGTCGGTGATGTTGTGCCGCCGCATGCACAGTCGTTCCACGCCCAACCCAAACGCGAACCCGCTGACGGCTTCAGGGTCGTAGCCCACAGCGGTCAGCACAGCCGGATCGACCATCCCCGCGCCGCCGAATTCGATCCACTGGTCGTTCCACAAAAAGTCCACTTCCACACTCGGTTCGGTGAACGGAAAGAACGACGGTCGGAAACGGATCTGAACGTCTTCGCCCAAATAGTTGTTGGCGAACACCCGCAACACGGTTTTCAGATTGGCCATCGTCACGTGCGTGTCGATCATCAGACCTTCCATCTGATGGAACATCGGAAAGTGCGTGGCGTCGGGATCGTCGGGACGGTAGACGCGACCCAAAGAGACGATCCGGATCGGCGGTTGCCGGTTTTCCATCACCCGGATCTGCACCGTGCTGGTCTGGCTTCGCATCAACTGCGAATCCGCTTCGCCCGCGGTAGCCCCGGCCGTAGCCAGATAAAAGTTATCCAGCGGGTCGCGAGCCGGGTGATCTTCGGGAATGTTCAAGGCAACAAAGTTGTGCCAAGGGTCTTCGACTTCCGGACCTTCGGCCGTTTCGAAACCCATCCGCCCCATGATCTCTTTTAAGTGATCGATGGTCTGGGTAATCGGATGGATGTGCCCCAGCGAAAGAAGCTCGCCGGGCAGCGTCGGATCCGCAGCCGGCGTGTCGTCGCCGGCTCCGCCCGACTCCAAGGCCTCGGTGGCGTTTTGCAGGGCGGCCGCCAAAGCTTTTTTGACCTCGTTTAGCCGCTGACCGGCTTGAGGCTTGTCGGCTTTGTCGATCTTACCCAGCTGCTTCTGGATCTCGCGAAAGGCGCCGTTTTTGGCGCCCAGAAAACGCACCCGAGCTTCCTCGAGTGCGGCTTGCGAAGACACCTTGGCAAACACCTCGCTGGCCTCGTCCTGCAGCGATTGCAAGGAGGAAAGAAAATCCGCCAAAGTCATCGAAGGGAATCTCCGGGATCCTGCACTACGCAGCGAGTGCGGCTTTGACCTGGTCCACGACGGCGTCGAAGCCAGCCGGATCGTTGATCGCCATTTCCGACAGCGTCTTACGGTCCAGCTCAATGTTGGCTTTGTTCAGGCCGTGGATGAATTCGCTGTAACGCATGCCGCGTTGGCGAACGGCGGCGTTGATACGGATGATCCACAGTTTGCGGAACTCACGCTTGCGAACGCGACGGTCACGGTAGGCGTAAGCGCCCGAACGCAGTAGCGTTTCTTTGACAGACCGCGTCAGCGTGCCGCGACCGCCCACATAACCTTTGGCCCGTTTAAACAGACGTTTCTTGGATTGCCGCCGTGCGGCTCCCTTGGTCGTACGCATCGAATCAAACTCCTAGCTGTGCCGGCCGTCAGGCCAGCGGTTGGTTAACATCAGGCCGCCGCGCCGATGCGCGACCGTTACAACCCAGTCAACTTGAAAAAAATCGTTTCGCCACAGCTCCCGTAGCTACGCTCGCCAGAGCGTGGACATCGTAGCTACGCTCGCCAGAGCGTGGTTTCCGCGCCGAACCACCGTCTGACGACGGTAGCTACGTTGCGCGAGGCAACGCGGTGGTTGCTCTAGCTGCTGTACTTGCCCAGAGCCGCCTTGATGGTCGGCTCCATGCAGGAATCGACTGCCGTGGTACCACGCAGGTTGCGCTTGCGTTTCTGCGACATCCGACCCGCCAGGTGGCTGGTACCGCTGCTGCGGTGCATCGCCTTACCCTTGGCCGACAAGCGGAACCGTTTTTTGGTTCCCTTGTGGGTCTTCATCTTCGTTTTGCCTTTACTAGCCATCGAACCATAATCCTATTGGTTGGTTGCCATTTATTTCGAGCCGCACACTATAGAGACCGCAAGCAAAACGCGGAACCCCTGTGCCATGCATATTTTATGTGTCTACTGTCCAAACACACAGGCCAGCTGCTGATTCATTTCATCGGTCGCCGCGGCCACGGCGTCCTGCCAATTTGCCTCGCCGAATTTATCCGCATATTCGGGCCGCCGATGGGCAAAG from Roseimaritima ulvae includes these protein-coding regions:
- a CDS encoding SH3 domain-containing protein; the protein is MRIRFLLAFQLPIVLAALLGLPQAGAEEGLVDPYVVFTAHEKVYARCGPAGEYYRTDPLRLGQELDVYLETDDGWLGIRPPEGSFSWVPASSIDADPAGRSGIVVDRRAVAWIGTHLGRARKYRWQVQLAEGEQVTILGQTERNSGEGPELWYRIVPPSGEFRWVHRSQIAESSEELVQMHRQIDSDRNAERRSRDADQPQKLSSRELESFADAPLVVAADAELDAADQPYAEQANAARNPFEDQRRSDAVANQTTQTPRSSPSATASEAVEPTEDMEDQPVGSGVARTSFVEPEMSVESSVQLRDIESGRKAVPPAQDLAADDSSWVTGNREPAVRQVAASGPAIRNASTRGTLQETTPPVLKSVDQLTPLQQQQQARQLSQRVVNADIDELQLELSRQMAAGASAAMVEPIRRRAQMWIEQLSDPLDRERARVLIERVEQYQRVSRRRDGQPPLVPGATSLPTVTPASAAVPNARPFDREGYLVQVYSARPDSPSFALNNGAGQTLAYVSPAPGVNLRQHLNAKVGLQGEMSYLTGLETPHFIAKRVVRISR
- a CDS encoding SDR family oxidoreductase, with the protein product MRQPSDLRLPLLITGLAGVPGYNAFAYFRKRLGDSVLAIRPHRNWRLTGPGILACDTDDEAGMDALWDEHRFQSVLSFAGSCHLKACELDPQMAERINVQGTRNVARNAARYNARMIHLSSDLVFAGRSGGNYSEADEPDPVTVYGKTMVVGEQEVQDICPAACVLRISLPMGPSFNGHAGAIDWIESRFAKNKPATLYFDEVRTPTYVDCMNRLYDRLLRRSEAGLFHAGGPRAMSLYEIAQVINRVGGYNPKMLKGCPRIEAGPMPPRAGNVTMNSDKLCAVFGEQVFAPWPNQHHLIPEHRTWHHQRNGDTGSPERVVELLT